A part of Numenius arquata chromosome 2, bNumArq3.hap1.1, whole genome shotgun sequence genomic DNA contains:
- the GNG4 gene encoding guanine nucleotide-binding protein G(I)/G(S)/G(O) subunit gamma-4, with amino-acid sequence MKELVSNSTTNISQARKAVEQLKMEAYMDRMKVSKAAADLLAYCDAHIGEDPLIIPVPASENPFREKKLFCTIL; translated from the exons atgaaggaaCTAGTGTCAAACAGTACAACCAATATATCTCAAGCCAGGAAAGCTGTGGAGCAATTAAAAATGGAAGCATACATGGATAGGATGAAG GTATCCAAGGCTGCAGCAGATTTATTGGCATATTGTGATGCTCATATTGGAGAAGATCCCCTTATTATTCCTGTGCCTGCATCTGAAAATCCCTTTAGGGAGAAGAAACTCTTTTGTACTATCCTCTGA